TACGACGATCGCGTTTACGTGGGGACCGGGACCGACACGATCACGGCCTATCACCAGGAAAACGGCACTGAAGACTGGAGCGTCGACGACGGGCCTAGCTGGGCAACTGATGTATCTCCAGTTACGGCTGACGGGTCCGTATTCGTTCCAATCGAGAGTGGCGATCTGCTGGCGCTCGACGCCGAAACAGGCGATGAGCTGTGGGAGAAAGCGCTCGATACGCGAGTCAGATCGACGCCAACCTACGTAGACGGCACCGTTTATGTCACCTCGAGTTCTCTGGAGAGTTCCGGCTGTATGGGGGCCTGTTACCCTCGCGAATTACCGACTTATACACACACGCTGCACGCGCTCGATGCCAGCGATGGGACCGAAGAGTGGACGTTTAGCGACGGAGTTGAGACCACAACCGGCGTGACCAGCCCGACCGTCGTCGGTGGGTCGACGGATGTGGTCTATTTCGCTTCGGCGAGACAGACGGCGTACGCAGTCGACGCCTCTGATGGTACCCTCGACCAGGAGTACGAAGTCGACGAGGGACTTCTCACGGGGACACCCACCGTTGCGGACGAAACCGTATTTCTCACGACCACTCGCGGGTTCAATGACGCAGCCGGCATCTACGCGTTCGATACGGACACCGGCGACGAGCAGTGGTTTTTCGGTGACGAAAGCGTTCTCGCTTCCCCGATCGTTTCTGACGGATCAGTGTTCGTTCCGACTCGAGCGGGCGTCAGTGATTTGACCACCTACCGCGCCATCGACGCGGGCGTGGGCGTCTCGAGTCAGGACACGCAGGCAGTTCAGGGAACGAACGGGCACACCGACGCCTGGACGGGTACCGAACCCGACGAACCGATCGTCGTTGTCGAGGCCGAGTTGCGAGAGGAAGCTATCGTCGAAGATTTTGGTGACCCAGACCCCGATACCTTCAGCGTCGACGTCACGCTCAGAAACACAGGCAGCGAGACGGTCACCCACGCGGCGACACTCGAGGTCGACGGCGAGGAAACCGATGTCCTCGAGACACCGGTCGAGGTCCCCGCCTATGGTGAACGCGACGTGACGCTGGAATCGGCAATCGAGGAGCCCGGCGAGTACGACGTGAGCGTCGACGGGGAGTTCGTCGACTCGCTGTTGGTGCTTCCACAGGTCGATACGGTGTACATGGCCGATGCCGAGTTCGAGTCCGATCCGGTTCTGGCCGGCGAGGAGGTCGTCGTCGAAGCGACGTTCGAGAACCTCGGCGGATCTGGCGGAGACTACGACGTGTCGATGCTGGTCGACGGGGTCGAACACGACACGAAGACGTTCGACATCGACGGCAACGGGGTGGCGTCGGTTACCTTCGAGACGAGCATCGATGAGGCGGGCACGTACGACGTCACGATCGACGGCGAAGACGGGAGCGTCGGCGTCGACAACCGCTCTGTGGGCACGATCGACGTACGCGAGGAAGCGACGTTCATCACCGACGGTGAACTTACCCAGAACCGCATTCTCGTGGACGAAAGCCTCCCATTCGACGTGACAGTTCGAAACATCGGGGACGAGGAAGACACTCACCAGACGACGGTGCAGTTCATCCCGGTCCTGGGAGAGGACCTGGAGCCCACTACTGTCGGAACCAGCACGATTCCGGCGAACGGGGAACTCGAGGATTCACTGGCCGTGCCGCCCAACGAAGTTGACGAAGTTGGGATCTACACAGTCACCCTCAGTGAAGAGACTGCAGAGGGGGACGAGGAACTACTCGACATCGGGACGGTCCAGGTGCTCGGAGATCCACTCCAGTTCAGGGACGCACGGCTGGTCAACGAGTCAGTCAACCCTGGCGAGTCGATCGAACTCGAACTCATTTACGAGAACGTCAAGAGCGAAGCGGTGAGCCAGGACGTAACGGTCGACAGAGATGGCGATGAGGTTGTCGAGACGATCGAACTCGAGGCCTACGAGACCGAGACCATCCGAATCGAGATCGATGGCTTCGACGAGTGGGGGGTGTACGATCTCACCGTTTCCGACGAGAAAACCGATGTAGACGGCCACACCGAAACGGTATTCGTCGGCGAATCCGACTACTTCGTCCCCGAAAACGGCACGATCCAGGAAGCTGTCAACGCCGCCAGCCCGGGTGACGTGATCGCGGTCGCGGGCGGCACCTACGCCGAGTCAGTGGTTATCGACAAGGAAGGACTCGAGATCGTCGGGTTCGACGGTGAGAGGCCCGTTCTCGACGGGGAGGACGGGTCGCTGGCGACTGCATTCGACGTCCAGGCCGATGGCGTCACCATCGACGGCTTCGAGATCCGGAACTACACAGCGGATGGTAACTCAGATGGCGCGGGTGTACACGTCGAGGGACACACTGGCGTCGAATTCGTCAACGGCTCGGTTACTGGCAGTGAGGGGAACGCGTTCTACCTCTGGGATGCTGATGGGCTACGCATTGAGAACACTACTATCTCGAATACAACTCCTGGATCCACTACAACACAAAACTTCGGCGCCAGAATTGATTCGAGCGACGATGTCGAAATCGTCGACAGTACATTCACACAGAACAACGTCTCAGCGATCGGTCATCCGAGCCAAAGTAGTACTGGTGGCGTACTGATCAGCGGAAACACGATTTCCGACAACACCGTCGTCGACATCCCTTCCGGAACGATCTCCAACGACGTGATTGCGCTCAGTTCGAGTGGCCACTCGATCCTGGACAACGACTTCACCTCGAACGACGGAGCAATTTCCACATCGGGTGACTCCTCCTTCGTGAACAACACCATGACCGACAACAGCGGTGGTATCGTCACCTGGTCGGGCGCACTCGTCGAGGACAACGTCATCACGGGCGGCACTGCCCCGATATCGACGAACGACGAGAGCACTATCCGCAACAACACAGTCACTGACGTCGACGTGATGTGGGCGATTACGACGGGTGGCGACTCCGTCGTCGAGGACAACACTGTTAGCGGTGTGACCGGCGTTGGAATCGATGTCTCGGATAACTCGTACGTTCTTCAGGAAACGACCGTCAGGAACAACTCCGTCTCCAGCGACGGGGCGAACCTGGTGATCGAGAACGCGATCGATATGACGATCACCGAGAACACGTTCGACAACGGCCTCGTGTTCGAGGACATTGATGTGGCCGCAATCGACTTTCTGCCCGATTTCCCACACGACATCACCGACAACACCGTCGGTGGTGATCCGCTCGTCTACGGTCAGGACGAAACCGCGCCGCAGATCCCCGACGACGCCGGACAGATCGTCCTGCTCAACGCCACGGACGCGGACATCTCCGGCCACGAGTTCGACGACGTGGTCGCGCCGATCCAGAGCATCGGGGGGACTGGCCTCTCGGTGACTGACGTCACGATTTCGGGTGGTCCGGACGTTCGATCGACCGACACCGACGAGTGGGGTGCAATCGCCCTCTGGAACGAGACCGATGCCACCGTAACGAACTCCGACATCTCATCGGTGGGGGCATCGGGGATCTTGCTGAACGACGCACCTAACGCCGAGATTGGCGAGAACTCCATCACCGACGCGGACGGAACCGGTGTTGGAGTACACTTCAGCGACGAAACGCACGTGCACGGGAACGACCTCACGAACGTGAACGTTGGTGTCGACGTTTTCCATAGCGACCGATCCGACATCGAGGCGAATTCGATCGAATCGGTGGATGGCACCGCCGTTCGACTTCGAGCGTCGATCGACGTGACCGTCGATGACAACACCATTATCGACGCTTCAACCGTCGGTATCCGCGGCTCGAGTCCCCACGATGTCGACGGACTCGTGGTGTCGAACAACGATATCACCGACGGCGATGGCGACGGGATCTGGATCGAGGAGAGTACGGCGCTCGAGGTTCACAACAACTCCGTCACGACCAACGACCGCGGAATCGTCCTCGAGTGGGGTTCGAACATGGACGATGACGGCGTCGTCGTCTCCGAGAACGCCCTCGATCAGAACGGTGACGTCGGTATCGAACTCGGTGCAGGCACTGGTGATCTCGTAAACGTCAGCGTCACCAACAACACGATCGAACACACGCAAGGAATCGGTTTCCTGGTCGGGAGTACTGCTACCGACGTGGAGGTATCGCTCAACGAGTTCGTCCGGAACGACGATGGGGCGAAATACGAGTCCCAGTCCGGTCAACTGGACCTGACCGACAACGGGTGGGGCGATGCAACCGGGCCGAGCGGCGGCCTCGAGGATCCGCATACAGGAGCCGTTGCTGACGGCGACGGCGATTCGATCGCGCCCTGGGTCCTCAGCGGTGACCCGGTCGAAAACGTTCGATTCGATCCGTTCCTCGGGGAACCGCCAGCGGAGCCCGTCGAGGAACCCGGCACCATCGCGGGGATGGTAACTGATGCGGATGACGGAGCCCCGATCGACGGGGCCGATGTCGCGGTAGTCGACGGGAGCGATGTCGTTGCCGAGACGACCACCGACGGGGACGGAACCTACGAACTCACCGTCGATCCGGGAACGTACGACCTCGCGGTCGACGCCGACGAGTACGAGCCACTCACGGTGAGCAACCTAGTTGTGAACGAAGACGAGGAAACCACCCAGAACGTCGACCTCGAGGCGGCAGCAACCACCGGCACGCTCACTGGTGAGGTGACGAACGCGTCCGATGGCGAGGCGGTGGCCGCGACGGTCGTTCTCGTCGACGTTGATGGGCTGCTCGGCCCTGCGGGCGAAGAGTACCCAACGATGACCGACGAAACCACGGGCGTCTACGAACATCCACTGCTCGAGCCGGGGACGTACGAGGTCCGGTTCGAAGCGCCTGGATTCGAGAACACGACTGTTGACGATTTGACTATCGACACCGGCGAACAGACGCTCGACACGGTGCTCGAGCCAATTGAAGGGGGCGATGACGACAGTGATGACGAGGACAGCGACGACGAG
The DNA window shown above is from Natronosalvus amylolyticus and carries:
- a CDS encoding right-handed parallel beta-helix repeat-containing protein, producing MESGQRPGTDVRSTGYRRLLVLCAVFLAIVIVGGGVTAAVGVSGSTSDAVTTTAVDSTSAGEEVWGEALGEGTDATEATVVDGVVYVGTDDGEVLALDADTGEELWTKELGAAVQTAPSVVDGEVYVGTASFNEDNHLYALDAANGDERWSEPTGDTVRSSPVVYDDRVYVGTGTDTITAYHQENGTEDWSVDDGPSWATDVSPVTADGSVFVPIESGDLLALDAETGDELWEKALDTRVRSTPTYVDGTVYVTSSSLESSGCMGACYPRELPTYTHTLHALDASDGTEEWTFSDGVETTTGVTSPTVVGGSTDVVYFASARQTAYAVDASDGTLDQEYEVDEGLLTGTPTVADETVFLTTTRGFNDAAGIYAFDTDTGDEQWFFGDESVLASPIVSDGSVFVPTRAGVSDLTTYRAIDAGVGVSSQDTQAVQGTNGHTDAWTGTEPDEPIVVVEAELREEAIVEDFGDPDPDTFSVDVTLRNTGSETVTHAATLEVDGEETDVLETPVEVPAYGERDVTLESAIEEPGEYDVSVDGEFVDSLLVLPQVDTVYMADAEFESDPVLAGEEVVVEATFENLGGSGGDYDVSMLVDGVEHDTKTFDIDGNGVASVTFETSIDEAGTYDVTIDGEDGSVGVDNRSVGTIDVREEATFITDGELTQNRILVDESLPFDVTVRNIGDEEDTHQTTVQFIPVLGEDLEPTTVGTSTIPANGELEDSLAVPPNEVDEVGIYTVTLSEETAEGDEELLDIGTVQVLGDPLQFRDARLVNESVNPGESIELELIYENVKSEAVSQDVTVDRDGDEVVETIELEAYETETIRIEIDGFDEWGVYDLTVSDEKTDVDGHTETVFVGESDYFVPENGTIQEAVNAASPGDVIAVAGGTYAESVVIDKEGLEIVGFDGERPVLDGEDGSLATAFDVQADGVTIDGFEIRNYTADGNSDGAGVHVEGHTGVEFVNGSVTGSEGNAFYLWDADGLRIENTTISNTTPGSTTTQNFGARIDSSDDVEIVDSTFTQNNVSAIGHPSQSSTGGVLISGNTISDNTVVDIPSGTISNDVIALSSSGHSILDNDFTSNDGAISTSGDSSFVNNTMTDNSGGIVTWSGALVEDNVITGGTAPISTNDESTIRNNTVTDVDVMWAITTGGDSVVEDNTVSGVTGVGIDVSDNSYVLQETTVRNNSVSSDGANLVIENAIDMTITENTFDNGLVFEDIDVAAIDFLPDFPHDITDNTVGGDPLVYGQDETAPQIPDDAGQIVLLNATDADISGHEFDDVVAPIQSIGGTGLSVTDVTISGGPDVRSTDTDEWGAIALWNETDATVTNSDISSVGASGILLNDAPNAEIGENSITDADGTGVGVHFSDETHVHGNDLTNVNVGVDVFHSDRSDIEANSIESVDGTAVRLRASIDVTVDDNTIIDASTVGIRGSSPHDVDGLVVSNNDITDGDGDGIWIEESTALEVHNNSVTTNDRGIVLEWGSNMDDDGVVVSENALDQNGDVGIELGAGTGDLVNVSVTNNTIEHTQGIGFLVGSTATDVEVSLNEFVRNDDGAKYESQSGQLDLTDNGWGDATGPSGGLEDPHTGAVADGDGDSIAPWVLSGDPVENVRFDPFLGEPPAEPVEEPGTIAGMVTDADDGAPIDGADVAVVDGSDVVAETTTDGDGTYELTVDPGTYDLAVDADEYEPLTVSNLVVNEDEETTQNVDLEAAATTGTLTGEVTNASDGEAVAATVVLVDVDGLLGPAGEEYPTMTDETTGVYEHPLLEPGTYEVRFEAPGFENTTVDDLTIDTGEQTLDTVLEPIEGGDDDSDDEDSDDEDEDDSDDGEGGSPPPTMPAPAPDPASFSIESFDVPTTIDETEPVTATVTIENVGEESGTAIVELLIDGVVYETSSVDLEAGESTQLSYEIDADEFEDGSHEIQLDVDGTLESAVIDVSAVADEEDNDESDVDETDDADDTTDVGDDDDGADDDGTQAGSGDEADDEDGTQTATEDEPDDDGIETGDEDDASLDTDDDMADDSTPGFGHLAALFVLLAVAVALGRRP